One window of Petrotoga miotherma DSM 10691 genomic DNA carries:
- the pheT gene encoding phenylalanine--tRNA ligase subunit beta has protein sequence MKVSLNWLEEYIKVTKNIEELVKEIKLHSVDVEGFEKMGNDLNNITVGEIKEITPLENADNLVICKIDVGKEIKNIVTGDLTVKVGEKVPVALPGATLANNIKIEEREFKGVISQGMMCSLKELGISSDADKIYRIIDDVPNGTDFVKFFDLYDHVLEIEILPNRPDLLSYLGVAKELETIDCGVGFKLPEYIKISKGEGFPVRIEYEKCNRYMATVVKDVKVGPSPMWLVKRLGRSGIRSINNIVDITNYVMLETGHPIHAFDLDLIGDQIIVRKAKKGEKILLLDGKEYTMEGAETLITDGDNIIALGGIMGGELSGINENTKDILLEVAHFDPVNIRRSSTYHKITSDSSYRFERGVDPNNSEMVMGRLIKLINELTGGKVDGPTTDIYPEPIKNKEISIKKSYINNRLGKELAEKEIEQILKKLDFPFTKVEKSSHQKEMEDVNKKTNLSFDTIDEEWKVSIPTKRPDITQEIDLVEEVGRVYGYSKIQSAFPNLNGMIGSKGDFVSFKEKVADIMLANGYHEAKTFPLNNGNRMWMENELDLKLINPISSELEYMSSKLIYGLLDSASFNYRNQIKDIKMFEIDKVFQAEKGSETGAKEFTNLAFVATGRENNDDFTDKREVTFYSVKGALENLLNEFHVKVEYVRNDQSGFLKAQSALLFINSEEVGFLGLLDPVIADNYYEIKDPIYICEINLNKIFEGKKEIKREFRKVDLPAIKREYSMIVPLNIEFKEIQEIIINVADIVEDFKIFDVYRGKNIEEDKTSITVSIVYRSENKTLTEEEVNQVERSILESLNNKGIKLRES, from the coding sequence ATGAAAGTATCTTTAAATTGGCTTGAAGAGTATATAAAAGTCACAAAAAATATCGAAGAATTAGTAAAAGAAATAAAACTTCACTCTGTAGATGTAGAAGGTTTTGAAAAAATGGGGAATGATCTTAACAATATAACAGTTGGAGAGATTAAGGAAATAACCCCACTTGAAAATGCTGATAATTTAGTAATTTGTAAGATAGACGTGGGGAAAGAGATCAAAAATATAGTCACTGGGGACCTTACGGTTAAGGTTGGAGAAAAAGTTCCAGTTGCACTTCCTGGGGCAACTTTAGCAAACAATATAAAAATAGAAGAACGAGAGTTCAAGGGAGTAATCTCTCAGGGAATGATGTGTTCTTTGAAGGAATTAGGTATATCTAGTGATGCGGATAAAATTTACAGAATAATAGATGATGTTCCGAATGGAACAGATTTTGTAAAATTTTTTGATCTGTATGACCACGTTTTAGAGATAGAGATACTTCCCAATAGACCTGATTTACTTTCTTATTTAGGTGTTGCCAAAGAGTTAGAAACGATAGATTGTGGTGTAGGATTTAAATTACCTGAGTATATAAAAATTAGTAAAGGTGAGGGGTTTCCCGTAAGAATAGAATATGAAAAATGTAATCGATATATGGCAACAGTTGTAAAAGATGTAAAAGTTGGACCATCCCCAATGTGGCTTGTTAAAAGGTTGGGAAGATCAGGAATAAGAAGTATAAACAATATTGTAGATATAACGAACTATGTAATGTTAGAAACAGGTCATCCTATCCATGCATTTGATTTAGATCTTATAGGGGATCAAATAATTGTTAGAAAAGCTAAAAAAGGTGAAAAAATCCTTCTTTTAGATGGTAAAGAGTACACTATGGAAGGAGCAGAAACACTTATAACCGACGGTGATAACATAATTGCACTTGGAGGCATAATGGGGGGAGAATTAAGCGGTATCAACGAAAATACGAAAGATATCTTACTAGAAGTTGCCCATTTTGATCCTGTTAATATAAGAAGGTCTTCCACTTACCATAAGATAACCTCTGATTCTTCGTATCGTTTTGAAAGAGGAGTTGATCCAAACAATAGTGAGATGGTAATGGGTAGATTGATTAAATTGATTAACGAATTGACAGGGGGAAAAGTAGACGGACCTACAACGGATATTTATCCCGAACCTATAAAAAATAAAGAAATATCGATTAAAAAAAGTTATATAAACAATAGATTGGGAAAAGAATTAGCAGAAAAAGAAATTGAACAAATATTAAAAAAATTAGATTTCCCTTTCACAAAAGTGGAAAAAAGTTCACACCAGAAGGAAATGGAAGATGTAAACAAGAAAACGAATTTATCCTTTGATACAATAGATGAAGAATGGAAGGTTTCTATTCCTACAAAAAGGCCAGATATTACCCAAGAAATTGATCTTGTTGAAGAGGTTGGTAGAGTTTATGGCTACTCAAAAATACAGTCTGCTTTCCCAAATCTAAATGGAATGATAGGAAGTAAGGGAGATTTTGTTTCTTTTAAAGAGAAGGTAGCGGATATTATGTTGGCTAACGGTTATCATGAGGCAAAGACCTTTCCATTGAACAATGGCAATAGAATGTGGATGGAAAACGAATTGGATTTAAAATTGATTAATCCTATCTCCTCAGAATTAGAATACATGTCATCCAAATTGATATATGGTTTGTTGGATTCGGCTTCATTTAATTATAGAAATCAAATAAAAGATATAAAAATGTTCGAAATTGATAAAGTTTTCCAAGCAGAGAAAGGTAGTGAGACAGGTGCCAAGGAATTTACTAACCTTGCCTTTGTGGCTACGGGAAGAGAAAATAATGATGATTTCACAGATAAGAGAGAGGTTACATTTTATTCTGTAAAAGGTGCTTTAGAAAACTTGTTGAATGAATTCCATGTAAAAGTAGAATACGTAAGAAACGATCAATCTGGTTTTTTGAAAGCACAAAGTGCTCTTTTATTTATTAACAGTGAAGAAGTTGGCTTTTTAGGTTTACTTGATCCAGTGATAGCCGATAATTATTACGAAATAAAAGATCCAATATATATCTGTGAGATTAACTTAAACAAAATATTTGAAGGTAAGAAGGAAATAAAAAGAGAATTCAGAAAAGTAGATTTACCTGCTATCAAAAGAGAGTATTCTATGATTGTTCCACTAAACATTGAATTTAAAGAGATTCAAGAAATAATAATAAATGTGGCAGATATTGTAGAAGATTTTAAAATTTTTGATGTTTACAGAGGAAAAAACATAGAAGAAGATAAAACAAGTATAACCGTTTCAATAGTTTATAGATCAGAAAATAAAACTTTGACGGAAGAAGAAGTCAATCAAGTCGAAAGATCTATTTTAGAAAGTTTGAACAATAAAGGGATCAAACTTCGAGAAAGCTAG
- a CDS encoding phenylalanine--tRNA ligase subunit alpha, producing the protein MALIIDKDEIIGTLKRELQEITNMQEFQNLKSKYLGKKGLIKSLMNNLKDIDDVELKKEYGKSVNELKEELGTIFDEKLSELEEKEREEKEKKNWVDITIPGARRKVGKENLITKTRKEIEEIFIGMGFSVAEGPEIENSWYNFDALNTPEWHPAREMQDTFYLSLDKEKLLRTHTSPVQVRTMLKSKPPLAIISPGRVYRKDELDATHSPVFHQVEGLYVDRNVSVSHLKMYLEVFAQKFFGNKVSILLRPSYFPFTEPSFEVDISCIFCGGKGCNVCKNTGWIEILGAGLVHPNVFRSVNYDPKVWQGFAFGMGIERVAMLKYNIPDIREFYKNDARFIENL; encoded by the coding sequence ATGGCTTTAATAATAGACAAAGATGAAATCATAGGTACTTTAAAAAGAGAACTACAAGAAATAACAAATATGCAAGAATTTCAAAATCTAAAATCTAAATATTTAGGTAAAAAAGGTTTAATCAAGTCTCTAATGAACAATCTTAAAGATATCGACGATGTAGAATTAAAAAAAGAGTATGGTAAAAGTGTAAATGAATTGAAAGAAGAATTAGGAACTATTTTTGATGAAAAGTTGAGTGAGTTGGAAGAAAAGGAAAGGGAAGAAAAGGAGAAAAAAAACTGGGTTGATATTACGATTCCTGGGGCTCGTAGAAAGGTTGGGAAAGAAAATTTAATCACAAAAACAAGGAAAGAAATAGAAGAAATATTCATTGGAATGGGTTTTTCAGTAGCTGAAGGTCCAGAAATAGAGAATTCTTGGTACAATTTTGATGCGCTTAATACCCCTGAATGGCATCCTGCCAGAGAAATGCAGGATACTTTTTATTTATCTTTGGACAAAGAAAAGCTATTAAGAACGCATACTTCTCCCGTTCAAGTGAGAACTATGTTGAAAAGCAAACCGCCTTTGGCCATAATATCCCCTGGAAGGGTATATAGAAAAGATGAACTAGACGCCACGCATTCCCCCGTTTTTCATCAGGTAGAAGGGTTGTATGTTGATAGAAATGTTTCCGTTTCCCATCTAAAAATGTATCTTGAAGTTTTTGCTCAAAAATTTTTTGGGAATAAAGTTTCGATATTGTTACGCCCAAGCTATTTCCCTTTTACCGAACCGAGTTTTGAGGTAGATATCAGTTGTATCTTTTGTGGAGGAAAAGGGTGTAATGTTTGTAAAAATACTGGTTGGATAGAAATATTAGGAGCCGGTTTAGTTCATCCAAACGTTTTTCGAAGTGTTAATTACGATCCAAAAGTATGGCAAGGTTTTGCTTTTGGAATGGGAATTGAAAGAGTGGCGATGTTGAAATATAACATTCCAGATATAAGAGAATTTTATAAAAATGATGCAAGATTTATAGAAAATTTATAA
- a CDS encoding flavin reductase family protein yields the protein MNINRFSENIVMPVCLVTIKSGSFVNSMTVAWSTPLSSNPPLFGFAIKKQRYTYPMLIKEKEFTVSFLPYEKSELSVKVGRISAREGDKLSAAGVKVKDSEFVNAPYIVDGYFSMECTLENSFTVGDHELVVGKVVALHKNEGSLENLKPLLYLSNDTFSTLDATKIEKIDTKKVIDEIRKTIKRGVQGD from the coding sequence GTGAATATTAATCGATTCAGTGAAAATATCGTTATGCCTGTGTGCTTGGTCACTATTAAGAGTGGTTCTTTTGTTAATTCGATGACTGTGGCTTGGAGTACACCCCTTTCGTCAAATCCACCTCTGTTTGGATTTGCTATTAAAAAACAAAGATATACTTACCCCATGTTAATTAAGGAAAAAGAATTTACAGTCAGTTTTTTACCGTATGAGAAATCGGAGTTATCCGTAAAAGTTGGACGGATTTCTGCAAGAGAAGGTGATAAGCTCTCGGCAGCAGGAGTTAAGGTGAAAGATTCTGAATTCGTAAATGCCCCCTATATTGTTGATGGTTATTTTTCAATGGAATGCACGTTAGAAAATTCTTTTACTGTTGGAGATCATGAATTAGTTGTTGGAAAAGTGGTTGCTTTGCACAAAAATGAAGGATCATTAGAAAATTTAAAACCCTTGTTGTATCTAAGTAACGATACTTTTTCGACTCTTGATGCGACTAAAATTGAAAAGATCGATACTAAGAAAGTAATCGACGAGATTCGAAAAACAATAAAAAGAGGTGTGCAAGGTGATTGA
- a CDS encoding ABC transporter ATP-binding protein: MIEFKNVSKKFQDKYILRNFNLKVQEGSKTLIFGKSGIGKTTIFRLLLGFIKPDEGQLLYKNEELNGKNVWDLRRDAVYIGQELDIADGTVREIIRTILNYKINLKKSFNESELLKLFDFFELHENILDKDFQSLSGGEKQRVLISIFTFLNKKLYLLDEITSSLDREMKNKVIEYLLSKKEWTLIAISHDQEWLNKEGLNIIEMGGNNNGTYN, translated from the coding sequence TTGATTGAATTTAAAAATGTTTCAAAAAAATTCCAAGATAAGTACATCCTAAGAAATTTTAATCTCAAAGTTCAAGAAGGGAGTAAAACACTTATTTTTGGAAAATCTGGAATTGGGAAAACCACCATTTTTAGACTACTTTTAGGATTCATAAAACCAGACGAAGGACAATTACTATACAAAAATGAAGAGTTGAATGGTAAAAATGTATGGGATTTAAGAAGAGATGCTGTGTATATTGGGCAGGAATTAGATATTGCTGATGGAACCGTAAGAGAAATAATTCGTACTATATTGAATTATAAAATAAATCTTAAAAAATCTTTCAATGAATCAGAATTACTAAAATTATTCGATTTTTTTGAACTACACGAAAATATTTTAGATAAAGATTTCCAATCACTTTCAGGTGGAGAAAAACAAAGAGTTTTGATATCTATCTTTACATTTTTAAACAAAAAGTTATACTTATTGGATGAGATTACCTCTTCTCTGGATAGAGAGATGAAAAATAAAGTCATAGAATATTTATTATCAAAAAAAGAGTGGACTTTGATTGCAATATCTCATGATCAAGAATGGTTAAATAAAGAAGGTTTGAATATAATAGAGATGGGAGGGAATAATAATGGAACCTACAACTGA